A region from the Nitrososphaera sp. genome encodes:
- a CDS encoding MFS transporter — protein MVEVERSTAGNSPWVTLVVLSSLGLITMYGETMVLPAIPDFIKDFSISYSTSSWILSSYLIAGAVMTPIAGKLSDTHGKKRVMLAVMSVYAAGILLGGFSNSIGMLLVARVMQGVGMSMFPIAFGIIREILPEKKLAVGQTIFSSTFSGGAVVGLIAGASIIQNFGWQATFFTIFPIAVGLGLVIRKIVRVRSDEQKSKTGHGGSQFIDLKGTLALATTIVSFLGGLSSLESSGPGGGQTALALFAVAAVALAAFIMVEKRVRWPLVDLKLMTNRMLLPAMVILMVVFLCIFMVYQTIPIMVRSPKPLGFGGDAVVTAGVQLPFMVVLLIGTVTSGFAINRVGNIRLVAIGTIISTAGFFSLLLFHSTEFMVSAALAVIAAGLSLSISGCFNVVLLSAPIQSTGIALGMTLLLNLIGMSIGPSIAGLYQQINQGSVPGVPGTFPNQAAYNLIFLTAAIVSMVSVALALALGRIRSKSVMPAVSADWNRNPEEHDGKTGGPQ, from the coding sequence ATGGTCGAAGTGGAAAGGAGCACCGCGGGAAATTCCCCGTGGGTCACGCTTGTTGTCCTGAGTTCGCTTGGGCTTATCACGATGTACGGCGAGACCATGGTCTTGCCGGCGATTCCGGATTTCATCAAGGACTTTAGCATATCATACAGCACATCATCATGGATACTTTCCTCGTACTTGATTGCCGGCGCCGTCATGACGCCCATAGCAGGCAAGCTCTCCGATACGCATGGGAAAAAGCGAGTAATGCTTGCCGTCATGTCAGTCTACGCGGCGGGGATTCTGCTTGGGGGCTTTTCAAATTCAATCGGAATGCTGCTTGTCGCACGCGTAATGCAGGGGGTTGGAATGTCCATGTTCCCCATAGCGTTTGGGATAATCAGGGAAATACTGCCTGAGAAAAAGCTGGCAGTCGGCCAGACGATATTCAGCTCGACATTTTCCGGTGGCGCGGTAGTGGGGCTTATCGCCGGCGCGAGCATTATCCAGAACTTTGGATGGCAGGCCACGTTCTTTACGATATTTCCAATAGCCGTAGGGCTCGGGCTTGTCATCAGAAAGATTGTCAGGGTAAGGAGCGACGAGCAGAAATCAAAGACGGGACATGGCGGCAGCCAGTTTATCGATCTCAAGGGAACGCTCGCGCTTGCAACTACGATCGTGTCCTTCCTTGGAGGGCTTTCCTCGCTCGAGAGCAGCGGGCCCGGGGGCGGCCAGACAGCACTGGCACTGTTTGCAGTCGCCGCGGTCGCCCTTGCGGCATTTATCATGGTTGAGAAGAGAGTCAGGTGGCCGCTTGTTGACCTAAAGCTCATGACCAACAGGATGTTGCTGCCGGCCATGGTTATCCTCATGGTCGTCTTCCTGTGCATCTTTATGGTCTACCAGACTATACCCATAATGGTGCGGAGCCCCAAGCCGCTTGGGTTTGGAGGCGACGCGGTAGTGACTGCGGGCGTCCAGCTCCCGTTCATGGTGGTGCTCCTGATTGGCACTGTGACCTCGGGGTTTGCAATCAACAGAGTAGGCAACATACGCCTGGTCGCGATAGGCACGATAATCAGCACTGCCGGCTTTTTCAGCCTCCTTCTATTTCACTCCACCGAGTTCATGGTTTCTGCGGCGCTTGCGGTAATTGCAGCCGGCCTGTCACTTTCAATTTCCGGCTGCTTTAACGTCGTACTGCTGTCTGCTCCCATCCAGTCCACAGGAATTGCGCTTGGAATGACGCTTCTTTTGAACCTCATAGGGATGTCCATAGGGCCGTCCATCGCAGGTCTGTACCAGCAGATTAACCAGGGTTCGGTGCCCGGCGTGCCGGGGACATTCCCAAACCAGGCCGCATACAACCTGATATTTTTAACCGCCGCAATAGTGTCCATGGTATCAGTCGCGCTCGCACTTGCACTTGGGAGGATAAGGTCAAAGTCAGTGATGCCCGCAGTTTCGGCGGACTGGAACCGCAACCCGGAAGAGCATGACGGCAAGACCGGCGGACCGCAGTAG
- a CDS encoding ABC transporter ATP-binding protein, giving the protein MDDKGPVAAIKDVSLSIGDGEFVCFVGPSGCGKTTLLNILAGLDRPTSGQVMLDGRPVSATGPDRIMVFQESALYPWLKVIDNVEFGLKIKGVDKEKREQQASRYLDMMQLAKFSDAYVYQLSGGMKQRVAIARALVMDPEVLFMDEPFAALDSQTRDLLLVELQLIWARTKKTIVFITHNIIESVCLGDRVIVFTGRPGSIKKEIRIDYKRPRLPEDEGLQPYYHEIVDAMRGTLGHHEEDL; this is encoded by the coding sequence ATGGACGACAAAGGTCCAGTGGCGGCCATCAAGGACGTGAGCTTGTCGATTGGCGACGGCGAGTTTGTTTGCTTTGTCGGCCCCTCGGGCTGCGGCAAGACCACTCTTTTGAATATCCTCGCGGGGCTTGACAGGCCGACCTCGGGCCAGGTAATGCTTGACGGAAGGCCGGTGTCCGCAACGGGCCCGGACAGGATAATGGTCTTTCAGGAGAGCGCACTGTACCCCTGGCTCAAGGTCATCGACAATGTCGAGTTCGGCCTGAAGATAAAAGGAGTCGATAAGGAAAAACGCGAGCAACAGGCTTCGCGGTATCTGGACATGATGCAGCTTGCCAAGTTCTCGGACGCTTACGTCTACCAGCTATCAGGCGGCATGAAGCAGCGAGTGGCGATAGCAAGGGCCCTGGTGATGGACCCGGAGGTGCTGTTCATGGACGAGCCGTTTGCGGCCCTTGACAGCCAGACGCGCGACCTTTTGCTAGTCGAGCTCCAGCTAATCTGGGCGCGGACAAAAAAGACCATTGTGTTTATCACCCACAACATCATCGAGTCCGTGTGCCTGGGCGACAGGGTAATAGTCTTCACCGGCAGGCCCGGCTCGATAAAAAAGGAGATAAGGATTGACTACAAGAGGCCGAGGCTGCCGGAAGACGAGGGCCTGCAGCCGTATTACCACGAGATTGTAGATGCCATGCGCGGCACTCTCGGGCACCACGAAGAGGACCTCTAG
- a CDS encoding CoA pyrophosphatase, with protein MSAAAERAPPMQTEELTRRLMEGVRKNRAYGLHHAAASIPSAVLVILHYHHAGSDSRGPYMILTKRSPSVRTHKSEISFPGGRHAEGDRSLLHTALRETEEEIGIRFSEKDIAGNLMAVRTITSNHFVVPFITIQQELAERRIEPREVEAIIDVPLLEVLASMSKDIEHFKLAKDAVKFECEGGIIWGATARIMRQLHDILIRPS; from the coding sequence TTGTCTGCAGCAGCTGAGCGTGCACCACCGATGCAAACGGAGGAGCTGACAAGGCGGCTTATGGAGGGAGTTAGGAAGAATCGTGCTTATGGTCTGCATCATGCAGCAGCAAGCATTCCGTCGGCCGTCCTTGTAATATTGCACTACCACCACGCGGGCAGCGATTCGCGGGGGCCGTACATGATCCTGACAAAGAGGAGTCCCAGCGTCAGGACGCACAAGAGCGAAATATCCTTCCCCGGCGGAAGGCATGCTGAAGGCGACAGGTCCCTTCTCCATACGGCGCTGAGGGAGACCGAGGAGGAAATAGGAATCCGTTTTTCCGAAAAGGACATCGCCGGCAACCTCATGGCGGTCAGGACAATTACGTCGAACCACTTTGTCGTCCCGTTTATCACAATCCAGCAGGAGCTGGCCGAGCGCAGGATAGAACCCAGGGAGGTGGAGGCGATAATCGATGTCCCCCTGCTTGAAGTCCTTGCCAGCATGTCAAAGGACATCGAGCACTTCAAGCTGGCAAAAGACGCGGTCAAGTTCGAGTGCGAGGGCGGAATAATCTGGGGGGCCACTGCAAGAATTATGCGGCAGCTGCATGATATTCTCATCAGACCGTCGTGA